Proteins co-encoded in one Macrobrachium rosenbergii isolate ZJJX-2024 chromosome 54, ASM4041242v1, whole genome shotgun sequence genomic window:
- the LOC136834654 gene encoding uncharacterized protein, translating to MTEIFRLIRYIPYIPGAYSLKSAVEFVDLLHEKGPEDDIASLDVESLFMNVPVEETINIILDCVYRSDKNPLPISEDVLRDMLKASTTEAPFLYHRGELFRQVDGIAMGAPLRVLFANKYMATGEERTFREHQKPEIYVQYTDDIFVTITETDDARKLADALKRNSVLNFTAEHSQQKTLPFLDVLVKRQEGQFKTTVYAKATNAGRCLNA from the coding sequence atgacagaaatatttagaCTGATACGGTACATACCTTACATACCTGGTGCATATTCACTGAAATCAGCGGTGGAGTTCGTTGACCTCCTGCATGAAAAGGGACCAGAAGACGACATCGCCTCACTCGACGTTGAAAGCTTGTTTATGAATGTTCCCGTCGAAGAAACGATCAACATCATCCTTGATTGTGTATACAGGTCCGACAAGAACCCGCTGCCCATTTCCGAAGATGTCCTCCGAGATATGTTGAAGGCCAGTACTACGGAGGCCCCTTTCCTCTATCATCGGGGGGAATTATTTCGGCAAGTAGACGGAATCGCCATGGGAGCCCCACTAAGGGTCCTTTTTGCAAATAAGTACATGGCCACCGGCGAAGAAAGGACCTTCCGAGAACATCAAAAACCTGAGATTTATGTGCAGTACACTGACGACATTTTCGTCACAATAACAGAAACCGATGATGCCAGAAAACTAGCAGATGCTCTGAAAAGAAACTCGGTGCTCAACTTCACGGCAGAGCACAGCCAGCAGAAGACTTTACCGTTTCTTGACGTCCTGGTAAAACGACAAGAAGGACAGTTTAAAACGACCGTGTATGCAAAAGCAACGAACGCTGGCCGTTGCTTGAACGCATGA